One Paramisgurnus dabryanus chromosome 9, PD_genome_1.1, whole genome shotgun sequence genomic window, ggaaaatgagcatattttcaaaaaaagtagagtgtccctttaaatgagaTTTTGCAGATTTCCCCAAATAccaaaaaatttacatttatattcacaatagtacatttatataatatgcctACATTCTGCAGTCATTTTACCTAAAGTTAACATGTCTTGTTGCAATGCTTTTATTTCAAGATGTTTTGCCTGTAAAGCagaatttgtgttttttgcTACTTTTATTTAGTGCTTGAAAATATAGTGAGTGATattgtttgtctttctttgttctagTGTTATTCCCCAGTCCATGTTCTGCTGCAGCCACTAGGAAGTGCGGCTCCATCTATAAAGGGTTCGCCCAGTGTCTGCTGGCTTTAGGGGACAGTCTTTCTGTCACCGCCCAAAGAGACGAAGACACACAGGAGATTGACTCTATTTGCAAGTAAGACATTGTCCTAAACCTACTCTCACATGCAgctttacatttaggcatttagcaggcACTATTTATCCAAAGCTACTACAAAAGCGAGGAAAATAGAGCATGAATCCATGATACTGTACATATGTCCACAGGAGTTTGTGGTTAATTTAGAACCGCTGTCATTCTCGCCATGCAAAGTGTTTTATGTGCTGATAATTCAATTAGTTGACATTAATGCAtcataagctttccattgatgtatggtttgttatgcAGAGTTCACACTAGATGCAGTAgtggcggcaaaaacgcgctaaTCGCGTgcagttggacgcttgaacattttgagtttatgcGCTTCATTCACACGTGAAAGccgcacgtgaaattctagtgattcaatatttggccaagatacaactacttgaaaatctggaatctgtgGGGTCAAACAATTCAACATTTGGAGAAAAtcccctttaaagttgtccaaagaCCTTAGCTAAACatattattaatgataaataaagtttatacatgaagagtttggttccaaaacgcaataaataaATTTTGACTAATTTAGATGAAAACCACCATTTTCTGTtataaactttcacatagcatcttcaggtaataaaaacatacaaaattcaaatccataatttgattttcaaagatttataataaaaactgaTATTTTTTTCCGCAAAAATTCAAATTTTGAAattcaaaaaaagtttttttttcaaaatgctattgaatcaatatataaatgtgcattcatctttgccatgttatattcatttagttgactagtggtataaaCTGATAAAAAATTGTCATATTTAGAACTCTGTCATGGCTGCTATCATCCCTGGGACATCCTCACTGAGTTTTATTGACAACGATcagttgtaaaatgttttggtcctgctcgttttttgttgactttgattttgagatcccctggggtcaatgtgttagcttgacagaagcttgatgctatTGTGTCAGGACAAGAAACAGCCGACATTTTTCCTTCGCCTGAGTGcctcttaaataaataattcaattttgatggcttatgtttcttcaatgccacagaaaaccaccacggcgttatcaatgccatcaaaattactattttgtttttgtttgtttgttgatcacgaattacaaagtagatgagaatTATAGTAATGATATGTATTCATAGCGCCgccattattatttataatgcaagtgattttggtggtaactttttttttgcgtttattgtgttttggaaccaaactcttcaaatatgtacagtaggaaatttacaaaaatgtttttaacttaATATCCTATAGATTTgtggcattaaaaaaaaacaatttagacccatacaatgtattgttggctatacaaatatattatttatgaCTGGGTCCAGGGTAACATGTTGTATAAAGCAGTGGTTTTCTTATTTGGTCCTGGAAAGCCACAGCACTGCACATTTGGTATGGTTTTAtgacaatattgttttaattaattattGAATATAGGTTTCCCTTTGTCCTCGCTATCACTTTTCATCCTGTTAGTGTTTTTAATGAGAAAAAACAGTTTCTTAATGACATCATCCTCCTTGATGATCCATTTTTTATGGGAAACAACAGAACAAACATTggtaaattgtattttattgtcTTACTCTAATATATTTACAGTTTGTATAAAACATCTAATCCTGGATGAAATTACAAACACCATAAGGTGGTTAAAAATTCAACTGAACGCCCCCACGTAAGCTAAATCTTAATTCCTCACTGAGCAGTGTCTAACTTTATAAGCCCTTGTTTCCATCCTAATAGGTTTCACCTGGTTAACTTTCTTTCCATGGAGGATAAAGAGTACTGCATAATAGGAATAACCACATGTACTGTATAGTCCAGTCAAACTGGGGTCTGGGGACCCCCAGTGGGCCTCAGGAAGGTTCTCAGGGGTCTCCAGAAAATGTCTGTGTAAAAAGacaaagtattttatttatttattaggtgtTTATCTCTCATTTCTTGCTACATACACTCCAgaatcatttatatttgctttgtATCTATCTAATGTGTTTCCTTATTACAGTCCCATTTAACTTATTCTCTGGGGTTCTTAATGCAGTATTCCCTGGAATGTAAAGCTGCTATGAAGCAAGATTTATTATCAGTCACTGCAGTAGAAATACATTTCAATTGAAAATGTTTCTCTTTAGGTTTATACATCCAATACTTCAGGTTTAGCCAattactaaaaaataaataaattaatatacagagtatttttttaaggtacactttcagaaaaaggtacaaatgtTGTCACTATGAccgtaccttttaaaaaggtcctaatatgtaccatttgtGTACCTTTATgaaccaatatgcaccttttaggtacatcCTGACAACaattgtaccttttttctgaaatTATAGGGGGTCCCTCACAAAAGGTTAATCATATTTGGGGGTCCTTGGGTTTATAATGTTTGAAAACCCATGCTTTAGTCGTTATATACAGTGTATACTTTTCAACATACGTATTTACCAGTTTAAATGACATGAAACAACTCGTTCACACCTTAGAATAACTACCGTACACGGTTCATTGTGATGAAGCATCACAGTTCACTGCCATGACACCTCATTCATTTCCCATCTTCCATTGTTTCATTGTATCTTATTCTGCTTCCTTCCCCTTCTGCAGGTCTTTCTCTGTTCCCTCATCTTTCTTCTCCTCTGTGTGCTCGAGTGAATATTCTAATTAAAGTCTAgctctctcgttctctctctctatttccaTATGTGTCTCTTCCTGTCTACCACTCTATAGATCATACATCTATGATCTGTCTTTATGTCACACCCAGGAGCTGCAAGAAGTCTTTAAGTATTCACTGTATAGCAGGATGGTGTTGTTAGAGAACCGTCTCTTGTTTATCTTGTAGTCAGGCTCGATCAGTTACACATCGCCTGTTTACACAACTTACTGAATGAATCATGATACAGACGTTTGGTCCTACCTTAAGCATTCAAGTCATACACAGTCAGCCAATAAGGACACTCTATGATTCATTCAATGTGGATTTTTAAGTGTTATTCCTTACAGTACAAATTGTGCTCAGTGAACACAGGTATGCAACGGTTCTCCGAAAGTTCGTCTGATGTTCTGTCAGGGGATCTTCTGGAATGTTAGCATTCTCCCACCAGAATGATGATACAAGGCCAAAATCTTGAATGAATGtcacatatacagtacatgaATGCATTTGGCAAAATGGTTTTATACTAATTTCTTTAATTTGTAGGAATCAACCCTATGACCTTGGTGTTGCTATAGTACCATAAGTTGGGCTACAGGAAGTAATTCTCACCTAATATTAAATCCATGATGTGACATTTccttaaaagtcattttttagAAAGGTAGTTGTGAATGACATTTGTGGTGTTGATGAAAGACAGACTTCCACTCTGAACTGCCCATAATACATCACGTTTAAATAGGCAATGGTCTCTCTGTCCTTCAGTCTATGCAGTAAAAGtgattttaacataaaaacaaaacacaatttTTCATATCATCATTCATTCCAATCGTTTCCAATTAACAAGGACtcttaaaataaaggtgctaaacGTTGCCATGGAAGAATCATTTTTGgctgtataattattatgtgaACTGTATATGTTTTATAAAGAACAGGATCGCTTACCcgaaaataaaaattctgtcattatttgaagagtttggttccaaaacgcagtAAATCCATTTTTACTAATTTTGAAAAGTGAGAAGATAAAAACCacaattttctgttacaaactttcacatagcatatttaggttataataacattaaaaattcaaatccaaaATTTTATTTCcaaagatttattattttttcgcaaaatgcaataaatctatgacaatttttttttcaaaatgcaataaatctattgaataaatatataaatgtgcattcatatttgccatgttatattcctttagttgactagtggtatacactgatttaaaaaataaaaatgtatggcattaatcaaaacacttactttgtcatattaataacactgtcattgcAGCTGTCATccttaccgagcccctaaggtgacattggagtaaaaaaaatctaaagtttagtttcatgtgctcaagtgaaactttcatgtgctaacgcgaaagtttcatgtgctcatgcgaaaccttcatgtgcagaatttttttttaaagtttagtttcgtgtgctcacgtgaagctatcacgtgctcacctgaaactatcgcacgtgaaagcgaaagtttcacgtgcgcgcgcgatagtttcacgcgagcacacAATAGCTTCACGcaagcacgcaaaactaaacttaaaaaaattctgctTGAGCACATTctggttttgcgtgagcacatgaaagtttcacgtgagcacatgaaactaaacttatgatttttttttactccaatgtcaccttaggggctcggtacatCCTTGGgatgtcgtcgctgaacttttttgacagcgatcagctgtaaaatgttttggtcctgctcgattttcgttgacttcaaaaaaattatttaaagtttttcataagatgcCCTGGGGTTCATACCTTTATGCTGTCATGTGAGAACAAGCATCAGCcagcccgagtgcctctcaaaTTATTCAATTTTGATGGCTTCCGTTACTTCCCCGCCACAAAAAAAACACtgcaggtttatcaatgccatcaaaagtattattttgtttttgtttgtttgttgatcacgaagtacaaagtagatgaggaaaactaggattctgtgtgtattcaatgcacccttattgtttacaatgtgtggaatggtgcgctgtgatttgttaagccgatttattgcattctgcagtgaaggaggactggcgtttgtaGCGTTTTGGGAAACAAGGGTGAAAAGATGACACAATAACAcaggattttgcgtaaaatggtttggttactatgatcagtttggttacaaacactaCACAAAATGATCTTTGTAGTGATAAAAGTTTCTTTAGATTATTCAAATTAAGAAAGAAATGCCTCTTATAAGGAGCTTTGAGTAAATGGAACCAAAATTGAAAATCttatgcaaaaccctctaagtgcatctgacatgttttcttgtaaataagcatttttatcagattCTGCCAACAAGCCAGCATTTCTGAGTGGcctgaggccaggattaagtggatttgatGAATATATAATACCTACTGAAAGCTCTgttttaatatcattatctcatttttgatggaagtggcatttagcggcttttgcatctgaggtcCACAATTGTTCTTCTATTGCTGTGTAGATCCTTTAGTAGCACCTTTTCAAAAGTGTAGAGTTTAACTTTTTCTTCAAGTGTTTATTATTGCTACTGTATGTTATTCCAGCCCATATCAGTTTATGACTCCAGAAGTGCTTTAACACCCAGGActggtttgttttgattgcTTGGTTTTGCAATACTGATATATTTACTTCACAGTGGAGAGCAACATGATCAACTAAAGGTCCATTTACACAACACCGTATTTGTTTAAGCTGTTCATTTACACAAAGCTGCATTTTGGAAATGCCAACTTTTGAAAATGGGTTTTTATAGGGCAAGCTTTCAAAAATGGCATTATTATTGTCCTTGTGTAAATGACAGTAATGCAAATTCGTGAGAATGGTGATGTCATACACAATTGCACATGCATATTATGTGTTCAGACATCTTGTGACATTGGTAACTACTGGCCTGGCATGCACAGTACAGCCTTTATAGAGGTTTTAATGTGAAtggggtttgttttaaaaactttAGGAAAGGAAAAACTTTACATTGTTGTTGTGTAACTTTTGTTGTGTACTTTAAAACAACACTATAATCCTTTTtatgattaaagggatagttcggccaaaaatgatattaaacccatgatttactcacccccaagctgtccgagttgcatatgtccattgtttttcagacaaacacattttcggatattttagaaaatgttttagatctttcagttgattaaatgtaatgttacggggtccacgacctttaagtccaaaaaaagtgcggctatccttcacaaaataaatccaaacagctccaggatgataaacaaaggtcttctgagggtaatccgcgcggtgttgttgtagaatatccatatttaaaactttattaacgtaaataaataccttccggtagcgccgccatcttagactcctctgtattcaggagagagtattagcgtagtgtacgcacttttcttagtgacgtatgacaaattcggagggcgggggcacagagcagcagcagagaaacctccgtaggctgcataagctctcatcctgaatgcggacgcgactaagatggcggcgctaccggaaggtatttattttcgttaataaagttttaaatatggatatttctacaacaacaccgtgcggattaccctcagaagacctttgtttatcatcctggagccgtttggatttaatttgtgaaggatgtacacactttttttggacttgaaggacgtggactatggacccgtaacattacatttaatcaactgaaagatctaaaacattttctaaaatatccgaaaatgtgtttgtctgaaaaacgatggacatatgcaactcggacagcttgggggtgagtaaatcacaGGTTTAAtagcatttttggccgaactatccctttaaataaccGAGCATTTTTTTCAAAGAAGCTAAAAACAACGTTTTCTAAGAAAATTCACACAGTAGTCCACTATTTTTGTGTGGTGTTTCAGAGTATAACTTGCATCTAAGTTGTTAATCTACTGCAATGCAGGATAACCAGATTTGAAATGCATTACAAGCACTGTAATGCCATGAGTATTTAAACACAGTTCTTGTTATTTTTTTCACCAATAGCACACCTCCTTTGTGTGTAAATTAGAATTGAACTTTTTCACAAAATTAGAGTCTACAGTAAGGGAGCGTTGTTGTATATCATAGACTATAGGTTTCCGATTTACTCATTAGCATGTAGATTAGGTTTTCTATATTCTGAACATAAGCCTTAAATTTATTTTGTTGCAGGTCCTGGGATGACTTTCACGACTGCGCAAATGTCGCCATGGCCGGCTGCCCGGATGAAGCTGCTGCAGTGTGGGAGTCTCTGAGACAGGAGTCCAAAAAGATGCAGTTTTCTGGGAACCTGTATGAGATGTGCTCCAGTCGTAGCCAATCAGCGGCGGCCTCTGATTCCCAAAGCCCGGATGAAACAAATCAGGAATCATTAAAGGGTCGCGCTAGTCATACAAGTCTGAGCCATTATACCCTTTTGACCTTTTGTTTTCCTATACTACTGTTTCCATGGatataaatacatttctctGCTTTCTTAAAAAGACTCACCTCAAAGCAATCCAGGACATTGACAAACATATTGACTGGTTATGTTCTTGcatcatgaataataatgttttttttgttcagtcaaaCTTTTCAGAAcaacaaaaaaagttattttcacACGTGGGAAGGCAAAATCTTACTCTTAAGTACAATAAACATTAGGTGGACCATAATGCTCCTCTCTATTGATGATCCTCTATAGACCTGATGAGGTAAAAATAAAGACCCACAATAATTTCAGACAAGTCCATTGTAGTACAATGGGTATCAAAGCAAAGACCTCCCAAAAAAGTCATTATTTCGCTTCATACTTTTTATAGACCCCTAAAAGGATTAGGTGAAATGATTActacaaataaaagtaaatctaAGCAACACATCTCACCTATAGGCTTTGCTTAATAAACCCTCATCAGACTTGAGGTGTTTAGTTTGAATGCCTTTGGGTGACAGTTTCATTGATTTAGCTTAACAAACAGCACGGTATTGTGCTCAAAGGTGTTTTTGTACTAATCTGAATCAGCATAGAAAAGGCGTTCATTTAATGTTGGTCAGAGTGCAatgtatatattgtatatacttACATACACATACACTCCTCATagatacttttttattttttcaaatatttgtaATTACACATCAAAAAACTAATTTATTAGCTTCAAACAAATCACCAAACAATGataatatattgtaaatatgaCCGAAATGCTGTAAAGAATGGCTTATTTCATACTGTAGTTCTAAacctgtcatttactgtaggcGTGCAACAACTGAATGAGCAAATCGATGGGGGTTAACAGCATAAACCGATTAACAACTAATGATTACAAATTGAACGACTGCTGCCATAAATATGAGCGTCTAGTTTGTTTTGGGAGGACATGTGGTGGTTTAATGTATAAAGTAAATGCGCTGTTACAGAGGTTGTTACCCAGATCAGCTTTCATTATCTACACGCACTACACTGACTCTGCTCGGCTCAGCGGATTTTTAAGTCAATGtgatttatgtttaatttttagATTTAATTGGCAATCAATCATGTTTACCAATGCAGTAAACTTATTAAGGAGGGCAAAAGCCATTTATTTAGTCAAAGAACAGAAAACTTTAATGAGGGGGAATTGCACTACAGTGTC contains:
- the nrn1la gene encoding neuritin 1-like a, with the translated sequence MTHLICNACFILPVALHLLLFPSPCSAAATRKCGSIYKGFAQCLLALGDSLSVTAQRDEDTQEIDSICKSWDDFHDCANVAMAGCPDEAAAVWESLRQESKKMQFSGNLYEMCSSRSQSAAASDSQSPDETNQESLKGRASHTSLSHYTLLTFCFPILLFPWI